The Arachidicoccus terrestris genome includes the window AGTTTTTCGAGACCGGCCTTGATAGAATCTGCTTTACCGGCAATGACGATTCTGCTATTGGCATAATTGAAATATTTGCGGGCGACTCTTTGAACATCTCCTGCGGTAACCGCATTAATCTTTTGCAGATAAGTACGGTAGTAATCTTTGGGAAGATTATAGATCATGATATTTCTGGCAAAGCTGGCGATGCGGGCTTTATTTTCAGTGCCGAGCGCAAAATTGCCGTTAAATGCCGCTTTGGTATCTTTGAGCAGATCTGCCGGAACTTTCTGATCTCTGATTTTCTGGATATTCTGCATAAAAAGCACCACCGAACTGTCCGTAACTTCGTTACGTACGGCGGCATTGGCGTTAAACCTTGTCTGATGTATATTGCCGCTAACGGAGCTGTAGGCGCCATAGGTAAAGCCATGCTTTTCTCTAAGATCTTTAAATAAGTAGGCATCTGCTCCCCCACCCAGAATCTGATTGGCGATCAGTGTCGGAAAATAATCCGGATGGTCAATGGGGAGTGAAATGACATTTGTCACATTAATGACAGACTGAACAGCCGAAGGTACGTCTATCAGATCAATTTCTGTCGTCGCCGGATTGGCAACCTCCGGTATCTTGGCTACTTCTACTTTAGCACCCGTCCAGTCACCAAAGTATTTTTCAGCCAGGTTCCGGGCTTCCTCCGGTTTAATGTCACCAACGATGGTCAGATAGCCATTTGAAGGTGTGATGTATTTTTTATAATAATCCTTTACGTCGGCCAGCTGAATTTTTTCGACCGACTCGGTTGTCTCAAATTCTCCGAGCGGGCTTTCTTTACCATAAGCCAGAGCACCGGTTACATTACCCGCAATAGCATTAATAGATTTTTCCTGGCTTTTAAGGCCATTTAATTCCTGGGTTTTGAGTTTGTCAAAGGAGCTCTGCTGCATAGCCGGATAACGTAAAGCATCTGCTAACAACCCTAATCCTTTATCAAAATAACGATCCAGGGCCGCGACGGAGCCACCATTATTATTTAGTGAAATCGACGTCCCGTCCTGTTCAGCCGCCAGGTCAAATTCAGCTTTGCTCATGTGTTGGGTACCTTCGTTAAGCATACCGCCCATAAGTCCCATTGCACCCGCTTTTTCTCCCTCTTTTACCGGACCGGTATATATATAATAAGAAGCACTGATACTG containing:
- a CDS encoding M16 family metallopeptidase, which encodes MRKIFFIAVGTLMISGVFAQNIDRSHAPKAGPAPVIKLKDPAVYTLKNGIKVLVVEDHKVPSISASYYIYTGPVKEGEKAGAMGLMGGMLNEGTQHMSKAEFDLAAEQDGTSISLNNNGGSVAALDRYFDKGLGLLADALRYPAMQQSSFDKLKTQELNGLKSQEKSINAIAGNVTGALAYGKESPLGEFETTESVEKIQLADVKDYYKKYITPSNGYLTIVGDIKPEEARNLAEKYFGDWTGAKVEVAKIPEVANPATTEIDLIDVPSAVQSVINVTNVISLPIDHPDYFPTLIANQILGGGADAYLFKDLREKHGFTYGAYSSVSGNIHQTRFNANAAVRNEVTDSSVVLFMQNIQKIRDQKVPADLLKDTKAAFNGNFALGTENKARIASFARNIMIYNLPKDYYRTYLQKINAVTAGDVQRVARKYFNYANSRIVIAGKADSIKAGLEKLGYPVKMYDKDANPVTAEAAAAANKPAASGKEVITHYLQAIGGKESVSKLTSIAVTGSMKIQGMDLPVTMKRMAPNKEAMEMSMNGKVVSKSVFNGTTGYQMQMGQKKDLSADQLERYKDSKSLIPQLHYLESDYKLVPGKVVKINGKDANQLTVTGPSGKSSVEYYDVNTGLLLRSEISSDVNGQSIQIRTDYGDYKKVGNLMMNYSQAMTVSTGQGSQEMAFTFTDYKINEGVTEADFQ